The Geotrypetes seraphini chromosome 8, aGeoSer1.1, whole genome shotgun sequence genome includes a region encoding these proteins:
- the LOC117365809 gene encoding uncharacterized protein DDB_G0290685-like isoform X1 translates to MEPPTDTDLAAPLQDLSKPEEGPVKDNATQKSEVCSDSWFLGLSQFGPLKYVFKLLQAMAAALSLSDEVERDISCPSSPAGRRCVNGTKRLGRLLCFLFSIIPHWLQCLLGYPVPKDIGECDAPEEVRKSPLKPLGKGSKRKQDDVDLEDQHSWIEVLEKDLPEEDEEDEEDGTYEPSKSESDSEEQRSKNDTESDLEFEEKNGVVLLKESQYSEDMELGTSETFVQEQNSSGEALEGKADDDQDGSQPGEALEGKADDDQDGSQPGEALEGKADDDQDGSQPGEALEGKADDDQDGSQPGEALEGKADDDQDGSQPGEALEGKADDDQDGSQPGEALEGKADDDQDGSQPGEALEGKADDDQDGSQPGEALEGKADDDQDGSQPGEALEGKADDDQDGSQPGEALEGKADDDQDGSQPGEALEGKADDDQDCSLTCYFSH, encoded by the exons ATGGAGCCTCCCACTGATACAGACCTTGCAGCCCCCCTGCAAGACCTGTCCAAGCCAGAG GAAGGGCCTGTGAAGGATAATGCTACCCAAAAGTCAGAGGTTTGCTCTGACTCCTGGTTTCTGGGGTTAAGTCAGTTTGGGCCTCTCAAGTATGTG TTTAAACTTCTCCAGGCCATGGCTGCTGCTCTTTCACTTTCTGATGAAGTGGAACGTGATATCTCTTGCCCTTCCTCACCTGCTGGAAGGCGGTGTGTCAATGGGACGAAGAGGCTTGGGAGGCTGTTGTGCTTTCTCTTCTCCATTATTCCCCACTGGCTTCAGTGTCTACTTGGTTACCCGGTGCCTAAGGACATAGGAGAATGTGATGCCCCTGAGG AAGTAAGaaaatctcccctcaaacctttggGGAAAGGAAGCAAAAGAAAACAGGATGATGTAGACTTGGAGGACCAGCATTCCTGGATTGAGGTCCTGGAAAAGGACTTGCCAGAGGAAGATGAGGAAGACGAGGAAGACGGTACCTATGAG CCCAGTAAATCTGAGAGTGACAGCGAGGAACAAAGGTCAAAGAATGACACAGAGAGTGACTTGGAATTTGAAGAGAAAAATGGGGTGGTTTTGCTGAAGGAATCTCAGTACTCAGAG gATATGGAATTGGGAACATCAGAAACTTTTGTTCAGGAGCAGAATAGTTCAG GAGAGGCCCTGGAAGGAAAGGCGGACGACGACCAAGATGGCTCTCAGCCAGGAGAGGCCCTGGAAGGAAAGGCGGACGACGACCAAGATGGCTCTCAGCCAGGAGAGGCCCTGGAAGGAAAGGCGGACGACGACCAAGATGGCTCTCAGCCAGGAGAGGCCCTGGAAGGAAAGGCGGACGACGACCAAGATGGCTCTCAGCCAGGAGAGGCCCTGGAAGGAAAGGCGGACGACGACCAAGATGGCTCTCAGCCAGGAGAGGCCCTGGAAGGAAAGGCGGACGACGACCAAGATGGCTCTCAGCCAGGAGAGGCCCTGGAAGGAAAGGCGGACGACGACCAAGATGGCTCTCAGCCAGGAGAGGCCCTGGAAGGAAAGGCGGACGACGACCAAGATGGCTCTCAGCCAGGAGAGGCCCTGGAAGGAAAGGCGGACGACGACCAAGATGGCTCTCAGCCAGGAGAGGCCCTGGAAGGAAAGGCGGACGACGACCAAGATGGCTCTCAGCCAGGAGAGGCCCTGGAAGGAAAGGCGGACGACGACCAAGATGGCTCTCAGCCAGGAGAGGCCCTGGAAGGAAAG GCGGATGACGACCAAGATTGCTCTCTCACCTGCTACTTCTCCCATTGA
- the LOC117365809 gene encoding uncharacterized protein DDB_G0290685-like isoform X3, whose product MEPPTDTDLAAPLQDLSKPEEGPVKDNATQKSEVCSDSWFLGLSQFGPLKYVFKLLQAMAAALSLSDEVERDISCPSSPAGRRCVNGTKRLGRLLCFLFSIIPHWLQCLLGYPVPKDIGECDAPEEVRKSPLKPLGKGSKRKQDDVDLEDQHSWIEVLEKDLPEEDEEDEEDGTYEPSKSESDSEEQRSKNDTESDLEFEEKNGVVLLKESQYSEDMELGTSETFVQEQNSSGEALEGKADDDQDGSQPGEALEGKADDDQDGSQPGEALEGKADDDQDGSQPGEALEGKADDDQDGSQPGEALEGKADDDQDGSQPGEALEGKADDDQDGSQPGEALEGKADDDQDGSQPGEALEGKADDDQDGSQPGEALEGKADDDQDGSQPGEALEGKADDDQDGSQPGEALEGKADDDQDCSLTCYFSH is encoded by the exons ATGGAGCCTCCCACTGATACAGACCTTGCAGCCCCCCTGCAAGACCTGTCCAAGCCAGAG GAAGGGCCTGTGAAGGATAATGCTACCCAAAAGTCAGAGGTTTGCTCTGACTCCTGGTTTCTGGGGTTAAGTCAGTTTGGGCCTCTCAAGTATGTG TTTAAACTTCTCCAGGCCATGGCTGCTGCTCTTTCACTTTCTGATGAAGTGGAACGTGATATCTCTTGCCCTTCCTCACCTGCTGGAAGGCGGTGTGTCAATGGGACGAAGAGGCTTGGGAGGCTGTTGTGCTTTCTCTTCTCCATTATTCCCCACTGGCTTCAGTGTCTACTTGGTTACCCGGTGCCTAAGGACATAGGAGAATGTGATGCCCCTGAGG AAGTAAGaaaatctcccctcaaacctttggGGAAAGGAAGCAAAAGAAAACAGGATGATGTAGACTTGGAGGACCAGCATTCCTGGATTGAGGTCCTGGAAAAGGACTTGCCAGAGGAAGATGAGGAAGACGAGGAAGACGGTACCTATGAG CCCAGTAAATCTGAGAGTGACAGCGAGGAACAAAGGTCAAAGAATGACACAGAGAGTGACTTGGAATTTGAAGAGAAAAATGGGGTGGTTTTGCTGAAGGAATCTCAGTACTCAGAG gATATGGAATTGGGAACATCAGAAACTTTTGTTCAGGAGCAGAATAGTTCAG GAGAGGCCCTGGAAGGAAAGGCGGACGACGACCAAGATGGCTCTCAGCCAGGAGAGGCCCTGGAAGGAAAGGCGGACGACGACCAAGATGGCTCTCAGCCAGGAGAGGCCCTGGAAGGAAAGGCGGACGACGACCAAGATGGCTCTCAGCCAGGAGAGGCCCTGGAAGGAAAGGCGGACGACGACCAAGATGGCTCTCAGCCAGGAGAGGCCCTGGAAGGAAAGGCGGACGACGACCAAGATGGCTCTCAGCCAGGAGAGGCCCTGGAAGGAAAGGCGGACGACGACCAAGATGGCTCTCAGCCAGGAGAGGCCCTGGAAGGAAAGGCGGACGACGACCAAGATGGCTCTCAGCCAGGAGAGGCCCTGGAAGGAAAGGCGGACGACGACCAAGATGGCTCTCAGCCAGGAGAGGCCCTGGAAGGAAAGGCGGACGACGACCAAGATGGCTCTCAGCCAGGAGAGGCCCTGGAAGGAAAGGCGGACGACGACCAAGATGGCTCTCAGCCAGGAGAGGCCCTGGAAGGAAAG GCGGATGACGACCAAGATTGCTCTCTCACCTGCTACTTCTCCCATTGA
- the LOC117365809 gene encoding uncharacterized protein DDB_G0290685-like isoform X2: protein MEPPTDTDLAAPLQDLSKPEEGPVKDNATQKSEVCSDSWFLGLSQFGPLKYVFKLLQAMAAALSLSDEVERDISCPSSPAGRRCVNGTKRLGRLLCFLFSIIPHWLQCLLGYPVPKDIGECDAPEEVRKSPLKPLGKGSKRKQDDVDLEDQHSWIEVLEKDLPEEDEEDEEDGTYEPSKSESDSEEQRSKNDTESDLEFEEKNGVVLLKESQYSEDMELGTSETFVQEQNSSGEALEGKADDDQDGSQPGEALEGKADDDQDGSQPGEALEGKADDDQDGSQPGEALEGKADDDQDGSQPGEALEGKADDDQDGSQPGEALEGKADDDQDGSQPGEALEGKADDDQDGSQPGEALEGKADDDQDGSQPGEALEGKADDDQDGSQPGEALEGKADDDQDGSQPGEALEGKADDDQDGSQPGEALEGKADDDQDGS from the exons ATGGAGCCTCCCACTGATACAGACCTTGCAGCCCCCCTGCAAGACCTGTCCAAGCCAGAG GAAGGGCCTGTGAAGGATAATGCTACCCAAAAGTCAGAGGTTTGCTCTGACTCCTGGTTTCTGGGGTTAAGTCAGTTTGGGCCTCTCAAGTATGTG TTTAAACTTCTCCAGGCCATGGCTGCTGCTCTTTCACTTTCTGATGAAGTGGAACGTGATATCTCTTGCCCTTCCTCACCTGCTGGAAGGCGGTGTGTCAATGGGACGAAGAGGCTTGGGAGGCTGTTGTGCTTTCTCTTCTCCATTATTCCCCACTGGCTTCAGTGTCTACTTGGTTACCCGGTGCCTAAGGACATAGGAGAATGTGATGCCCCTGAGG AAGTAAGaaaatctcccctcaaacctttggGGAAAGGAAGCAAAAGAAAACAGGATGATGTAGACTTGGAGGACCAGCATTCCTGGATTGAGGTCCTGGAAAAGGACTTGCCAGAGGAAGATGAGGAAGACGAGGAAGACGGTACCTATGAG CCCAGTAAATCTGAGAGTGACAGCGAGGAACAAAGGTCAAAGAATGACACAGAGAGTGACTTGGAATTTGAAGAGAAAAATGGGGTGGTTTTGCTGAAGGAATCTCAGTACTCAGAG gATATGGAATTGGGAACATCAGAAACTTTTGTTCAGGAGCAGAATAGTTCAG GAGAGGCCCTGGAAGGAAAGGCGGACGACGACCAAGATGGCTCTCAGCCAGGAGAGGCCCTGGAAGGAAAGGCGGACGACGACCAAGATGGCTCTCAGCCAGGAGAGGCCCTGGAAGGAAAGGCGGACGACGACCAAGATGGCTCTCAGCCAGGAGAGGCCCTGGAAGGAAAGGCGGACGACGACCAAGATGGCTCTCAGCCAGGAGAGGCCCTGGAAGGAAAGGCGGACGACGACCAAGATGGCTCTCAGCCAGGAGAGGCCCTGGAAGGAAAGGCGGACGACGACCAAGATGGCTCTCAGCCAGGAGAGGCCCTGGAAGGAAAGGCGGACGACGACCAAGATGGCTCTCAGCCAGGAGAGGCCCTGGAAGGAAAGGCGGACGACGACCAAGATGGCTCTCAGCCAGGAGAGGCCCTGGAAGGAAAGGCGGACGACGACCAAGATGGCTCTCAGCCAGGAGAGGCCCTGGAAGGAAAGGCGGACGACGACCAAGATGGCTCTCAGCCAGGAGAGGCCCTGGAAGGAAAGGCGGACGACGACCAAGATGGCTCTCAGCCAGGAGAGGCCCTGGAAGGAAAGGCGGACGACGACCAAGATGGCTCTTAG